One window from the genome of Desulfobacterales bacterium encodes:
- a CDS encoding zinc ABC transporter substrate-binding protein: MFKQIFIIFSVLLILPGISAAADKLPVFVSIVPQKYFVQQIGKELVEVQAMVQPGASPATYEPKPQQMADLSKTKIYFAIGVPFENAWLSKIAAANPNMRVIHTDHGIEKLAMAAHHH; this comes from the coding sequence ATGTTTAAGCAGATTTTTATAATTTTTAGTGTATTATTAATATTACCAGGCATCAGTGCCGCAGCGGACAAGCTCCCTGTATTTGTCAGCATCGTACCTCAAAAATACTTCGTGCAACAAATTGGCAAAGAATTAGTAGAGGTACAGGCCATGGTCCAGCCCGGGGCCAGCCCGGCCACCTATGAGCCCAAACCCCAACAGATGGCCGATCTTTCAAAGACAAAAATCTACTTTGCCATCGGCGTCCCGTTTGAAAACGCCTGGCTGAGTAAAATCGCTGCTGCCAATCCCAACATGCGGGTGATCCATACGGACCATGGTATCGAAAAACTTGCCATGGCGGCTCACCACCATC